One genomic region from Bacilli bacterium encodes:
- a CDS encoding Dam family site-specific DNA-(adenine-N6)-methyltransferase: MKPFVKWAGGKRQILTKINEFIDDSADGDDSYTYIEPFLGGGAVFFSKRPRRAIINDLNEDLINAYRVIKSDDYLELIRLLRIHSVNYKEGPDDYYYEVRGWDREEGWPTNHNNVERASRMIFLNRTCYNGLYRVNGKGQFNTPIGRYKNPTICDEPNIVEIHNYLSSRENDIRIMCSSYEEVVKLAKDGDIIYLDPPYDYEDDDGFTKYQLAGFEFEDFVKLKGECDKALNKGAFVVISNNATQKVLHLFEEDPKYKIFYDVSEFPTLRSINCNGAERKTGREAIFWGMDNNVPFPQANNMEKIIRLVLYGPEILENKEKAMEIIEVSSTRQVAYYFSALQFFRYLTHDKKFSEKALSLYKDRGLLIDDIYSQLLLDKMFESFYERFKNEKAVDISIIKQVIKQNNKKLSESTINRRSSTIKAWVEWMKSIDSKR; the protein is encoded by the coding sequence ATGAAGCCTTTTGTGAAATGGGCTGGTGGAAAAAGGCAAATCCTAACCAAAATTAATGAATTTATCGATGATTCTGCCGATGGAGATGATTCCTATACATATATTGAACCATTCTTGGGTGGTGGAGCTGTTTTCTTTAGCAAAAGACCAAGGCGAGCAATTATCAACGATTTGAACGAAGATCTTATTAATGCCTACAGAGTTATTAAATCAGATGACTATTTAGAACTGATTAGGCTTTTGCGCATTCACAGCGTGAATTATAAAGAAGGCCCCGATGATTATTATTATGAAGTTAGAGGTTGGGACAGAGAAGAAGGATGGCCTACAAATCACAATAATGTAGAAAGAGCTTCTCGAATGATCTTTTTAAATAGAACGTGTTATAACGGCTTATATAGAGTGAACGGGAAAGGTCAGTTCAATACTCCAATCGGAAGATACAAAAACCCGACAATCTGCGATGAACCTAATATTGTTGAGATACACAATTATTTATCATCAAGAGAGAATGACATAAGGATTATGTGTTCTTCATATGAAGAAGTAGTCAAATTAGCTAAAGATGGAGATATTATCTATTTGGACCCACCTTATGATTATGAGGATGATGATGGCTTTACGAAATACCAGTTGGCCGGTTTTGAGTTTGAAGATTTTGTTAAGCTTAAAGGTGAATGCGATAAAGCCTTAAATAAAGGTGCTTTTGTTGTTATAAGTAATAATGCAACACAGAAAGTTCTTCATTTATTTGAAGAGGATCCAAAATATAAGATTTTTTATGATGTTAGCGAATTTCCAACGCTTCGCTCTATTAACTGCAATGGAGCCGAGAGAAAAACCGGAAGAGAAGCTATTTTTTGGGGTATGGACAATAACGTGCCATTTCCACAAGCGAATAATATGGAAAAAATTATTAGATTGGTCCTATATGGTCCAGAAATCTTGGAGAATAAAGAGAAAGCAATGGAGATCATTGAAGTCAGCAGTACTAGACAAGTTGCTTACTATTTTTCCGCACTTCAATTTTTTAGGTATCTAACCCACGATAAAAAATTCTCTGAAAAAGCTCTCTCTCTTTACAAAGATAGAGGTTTACTTATTGATGACATTTACTCTCAATTATTGTTGGATAAAATGTTTGAAAGTTTTTATGAGCGTTTCAAAAACGAAAAAGCAGTAGACATATCGATAATCAAACAAGTCATAAAACAGAATAATAAAAAGCTCTCAGAATCAACAATTAATAGAAGATCATCAACAATTAAAGCATGGGTTGAATGGATGAAATCGATTGATTCAAAAAGATAG
- a CDS encoding restriction endonuclease subunit S has product MFVKLGDIAEVLLSNVDKKSKTNEQKIKLCNFVDVYKNYAITKKMIPLFLEATASPQAIRRFTVKKGYLAITKDSETRDDIGVGTYFADDFDNVILGYHCALIKPDTKKVYSKYLNAFIQSYFTRKYYEQSASGSGQRYTLTLEIIQNTPILLPDYEKQIIIGDLLSGLDFQIEKNNEMVTKLQDLARLIYERFFYHFTFPNFSSTDFSFDPTLKRTIPKDWKAVKVKDCIDHIVTGLNPRDNFILNDGEIKYITVKNITTEGQLDFSDCDTINESTRQLIRKRSKLSRGDILFASIAPLGRCYLVEDTPYSWEINESVFSIKPNSLNVSSEYLYLFFMSRYFIKKAEHGSIGSVFNGIRISFLEEMDILIPPKEIMTSFTKAVSPLLRLKYLVSQNNCELSKLKNKLMPLLINQQLL; this is encoded by the coding sequence ATGTTTGTTAAACTTGGTGATATTGCTGAAGTCTTACTCAGTAATGTGGATAAAAAAAGTAAAACAAATGAACAAAAAATAAAGCTTTGTAATTTTGTTGATGTTTATAAGAACTACGCAATAACAAAGAAAATGATTCCTTTGTTTTTAGAAGCCACTGCATCTCCACAAGCAATCAGAAGATTTACCGTCAAGAAGGGGTATCTTGCAATAACAAAAGATAGTGAAACAAGAGATGATATCGGTGTTGGCACTTATTTCGCTGATGATTTTGATAATGTAATTCTTGGTTATCATTGTGCCTTAATTAAACCCGATACAAAAAAGGTATATAGCAAATATTTGAATGCTTTTATCCAATCTTATTTCACAAGAAAATACTATGAACAGTCTGCTTCCGGAAGTGGTCAAAGATACACACTCACATTGGAAATAATCCAAAACACTCCGATACTTTTACCCGATTATGAAAAGCAAATAATTATTGGAGACTTATTGTCAGGACTCGATTTTCAGATTGAGAAAAACAATGAAATGGTTACAAAGTTACAAGATTTGGCACGCTTAATTTATGAGAGGTTTTTCTATCATTTTACTTTCCCAAATTTCTCATCAACTGATTTCTCTTTTGACCCAACTCTAAAACGGACCATACCAAAAGATTGGAAAGCTGTAAAAGTAAAAGACTGCATCGATCATATTGTCACTGGTCTGAACCCAAGAGATAATTTCATTTTAAACGATGGCGAAATTAAGTATATAACAGTCAAAAATATTACCACTGAAGGGCAATTAGATTTTTCCGATTGTGACACAATAAATGAGAGCACGAGACAATTGATTAGGAAGCGTTCAAAACTTTCTAGAGGAGACATTCTTTTTGCTAGCATCGCTCCATTAGGAAGATGCTATCTTGTTGAAGATACACCATATAGTTGGGAAATAAACGAATCTGTTTTTTCTATTAAGCCCAATTCTTTGAACGTATCCTCCGAATATTTGTACTTGTTTTTCATGAGTCGTTATTTCATCAAAAAAGCAGAGCACGGTTCTATAGGAAGTGTTTTCAATGGCATAAGGATTTCATTTTTGGAAGAAATGGACATTCTTATTCCGCCAAAAGAGATAATGACTTCCTTTACTAAGGCTGTGTCACCCTTGCTTCGCCTAAAGTATCTAGTTTCTCAGAATAATTGCGAGCTAAGTAAGCTAAAAAACAAGCTTATGCCATTATTAATAAACCAACAACTATTGTAA
- a CDS encoding restriction endonuclease subunit S has protein sequence MINRVKLGEVLDIKRGASLCGDFYSTQGEYIRLTLGNFNYPNGGFKENTAKDDIYFLGKVRKEFILNKGDIITPLTEQAAGLLGETALIPESNKYIQSGDVGLVLPKRGKLDSSFCYYLLSSQSIKKQLGAAAQQTKIRHTSPDKIKDCIAFIPEIVQQEKIGKILLSIDKQIQRNNEMVQKLPLINHAAFFSKGGTTYVC, from the coding sequence ATGATAAATAGAGTAAAGCTCGGAGAAGTTCTTGATATAAAACGAGGTGCTAGTTTATGTGGCGATTTTTACTCTACTCAAGGGGAGTATATCCGTTTAACTCTTGGAAATTTTAATTATCCAAATGGGGGTTTTAAAGAGAATACAGCAAAAGATGACATCTATTTCTTAGGGAAAGTTAGAAAGGAATTCATTCTAAACAAAGGCGATATTATCACGCCTTTAACCGAACAAGCAGCAGGTTTACTTGGAGAAACAGCACTTATTCCGGAATCTAATAAGTATATACAAAGCGGAGATGTTGGTCTTGTTTTGCCAAAAAGAGGCAAATTGGATTCATCATTTTGTTATTATCTTCTTTCTTCCCAATCAATCAAAAAGCAGCTAGGAGCAGCAGCTCAACAAACTAAGATTAGACATACATCGCCAGACAAAATAAAAGACTGCATAGCTTTCATTCCGGAAATCGTTCAGCAAGAAAAGATCGGAAAGATACTTCTTAGCATTGATAAACAGATACAAAGAAACAACGAAATGGTTCAAAAGTTACCATTAATAAACCATGCCGCTTTCTTCTCAAAAGGAGGGACGACATATGTTTGTTAA
- a CDS encoding helix-turn-helix transcriptional regulator gives MNYPKLIKHIRETLLLSQTELAEVLGVSFATINRWENGHHLPIMRDRRKIRELCLKSGIKEE, from the coding sequence ATGAATTACCCGAAGTTGATAAAGCATATTCGTGAGACTCTTTTACTTTCACAAACAGAACTGGCTGAGGTTCTTGGTGTTTCTTTCGCAACGATTAATCGTTGGGAAAATGGGCATCATTTGCCAATCATGAGAGACAGACGGAAGATTAGAGAATTATGTTTAAAGAGCGGAATCAAAGAGGAATAG
- a CDS encoding recombinase family protein codes for MTHKRAINRGERQQFLIKHNHEAVVSEELWDKAKEIRKTRFHNQLGNTGTFAKYLNKYPFTGPLMCMPCGASYNEDIGTMVIPLKEWSFNARAY; via the coding sequence ATGACCCATAAGCGTGCAATAAATAGAGGCGAAAGGCAACAATTTTTAATCAAGCATAATCATGAAGCTGTCGTTAGCGAAGAACTATGGGATAAAGCAAAGGAAATAAGAAAAACAAGATTCCATAATCAATTAGGAAATACCGGAACATTTGCTAAATACTTAAATAAGTATCCATTTACTGGACCCCTCATGTGCATGCCCTGTGGTGCTTCTTATAACGAAGATATTGGAACTATGGTTATTCCTCTCAAAGAGTGGTCCTTCAATGCGCGAGCATATTAA
- a CDS encoding recombinase family protein, producing the protein MIYGYTRVSTKKQLDGYGLETQRIEITQKYPDAIIVKEQYTGTKLNRPLFKRLIKKLEPNDILVVSKLDRFARNTVEGIKVVENLFHKKIAIHILNIGLLEDTPMGRFFLTTMLAVAELERNTIIERTQTGKELARLSPNYREGRPPKYSHEELTTAIDLLITHTYKEVVELTGISKSSIVRARKAIK; encoded by the coding sequence ATGATATACGGATACACAAGAGTAAGCACCAAAAAACAATTAGATGGATATGGTCTGGAAACTCAAAGAATAGAAATAACACAAAAATACCCAGATGCCATAATCGTAAAAGAACAATATACAGGTACTAAACTGAATAGGCCTCTTTTTAAACGATTAATCAAGAAGCTTGAGCCAAACGATATTCTTGTTGTTTCAAAACTGGATAGATTCGCTCGAAACACGGTTGAAGGAATAAAAGTAGTAGAAAACTTGTTCCATAAAAAGATTGCAATTCACATTCTTAACATTGGGCTTTTAGAAGATACACCGATGGGGAGATTCTTTTTAACAACAATGCTCGCTGTAGCTGAACTAGAAAGAAATACAATTATTGAAAGAACTCAAACAGGAAAAGAATTAGCAAGACTAAGCCCTAATTATCGAGAAGGAAGACCACCTAAGTATTCTCACGAAGAATTAACCACTGCTATCGATCTATTGATTACTCATACATATAAAGAAGTTGTCGAATTAACTGGAATAAGCAAATCGTCGATTGTCAGAGCTAGAAAAGCCATCAAATAG
- a CDS encoding type I restriction endonuclease, translating into MANELKIAFNEDTRVKFPATIHLLRLGYKYVSYTTAISNGNIDKSTKIYLPSFKKALSKINGKELSDEDVTLLVNKINSVISNNDLGKEFYQWLINPIDKVTLIDFKNPENNIFEVFNEFRFEKNPDEPSGHFRPDVDIFINGIPLAFLEVKKPDNEGGIQAEFNRMVNERYKVEEYKKYFNLLQLTCFSNNMEYETNDDKELEPKAGSFYSTPNGSQTTFNFFREEKAAICTLDEDDDEEIKKLLLDNGYSPVVMSTPEYESNIAINTPCNRFITSIFSKQRILFFLQYGIMYVDKDIREKHIMRYPQFFASQAILEKIRKGDKSGIIWHTQGSGKTELSMYCNRILKDYFASKKINARFFYVVDRLELLNQTKIECTSRGLEVATVDDKEAFVTELQRNIDMLNNPQAIGLCTVVNIQKFSDSLPEITNDYDANVQRIFFVDEAHRSYAKGTGEFFKNLMLVDRDAIFIAMTGTPLLSKKERSNLRFGDYIHKYFYDKSILDGYTLQIKKEEMATVARADIKKNLQFEGKTANEKQKILESDEYITALGDYIDKDFINFRYINDNDKTIAGMIVCSSNEQARKMQTWSEKNSKLITRVVIHNNPSDVNKEIQEDFKDAKNGIDLLIVHLMLTTGYDVKRLKKMYLLRVPREHSLLQTISRVNRPYRNPDGKVYKYGYISDFVDIDEEYDRTVAAYLKEIEDEIKDPDNPDQETGSKLVFDVNAIQKKYEDALLKLEDIYDHDNVEDFRLFLDRIDDKGPLFKIRKILQTILDCKTEFMLSRDDEKANQIDKTHFKKLLKVVQSRIDFINLSGDPVNSLAVLSEKDVVELIFEFINIKTRILNMEKTPEIEGWMHRLSEGTRTLQGEVSAIQNKDDERVIKLNELIRSAFDKMKVVNGDNFEELDKEIKEAILEAKRINEENRELAKTFNGHFAYVKTYQDYKKDHPEIDEDLFIELLKVIDEAVIKINAINNLVLTGRHNFMANVKKETSAALLKKGLYKELNLKDIFDDVLARVYVNLQLY; encoded by the coding sequence ATGGCAAATGAACTGAAAATTGCTTTTAATGAAGATACACGAGTGAAATTCCCTGCAACGATTCACCTTCTAAGGCTTGGCTATAAGTATGTTTCTTATACCACTGCTATTTCTAATGGTAATATCGACAAAAGCACCAAGATATACTTGCCATCATTTAAAAAGGCTTTATCAAAGATAAATGGGAAAGAACTGTCCGATGAAGATGTTACTTTGTTAGTTAATAAAATCAATTCTGTGATTAGTAACAATGATTTAGGAAAAGAATTCTATCAGTGGTTAATTAACCCAATTGATAAAGTAACTTTAATAGATTTCAAGAACCCAGAGAACAACATCTTTGAGGTTTTCAATGAATTTCGTTTTGAAAAGAATCCTGATGAACCTTCTGGCCATTTTCGCCCTGACGTAGACATTTTCATCAATGGAATCCCTTTAGCATTTTTGGAAGTTAAGAAGCCAGATAACGAAGGCGGAATCCAGGCAGAATTCAACAGAATGGTCAATGAGCGTTACAAAGTTGAGGAGTATAAGAAATATTTCAACCTATTACAGCTCACTTGTTTTTCCAACAACATGGAATATGAAACGAATGATGATAAAGAATTAGAGCCCAAAGCTGGATCGTTCTATTCAACTCCTAACGGAAGCCAGACAACCTTTAATTTCTTTAGAGAAGAAAAAGCGGCAATTTGCACTTTGGATGAAGATGATGATGAAGAAATAAAGAAACTACTATTAGATAATGGATATTCACCAGTGGTCATGAGTACCCCTGAATATGAGTCAAATATCGCGATTAATACTCCTTGCAATAGATTCATTACATCCATCTTTTCTAAACAAAGAATTCTGTTCTTCCTTCAATATGGAATCATGTATGTGGATAAGGACATAAGAGAAAAGCATATAATGCGTTATCCTCAGTTCTTTGCTTCGCAAGCAATATTAGAGAAGATACGTAAAGGTGATAAGTCAGGTATTATTTGGCATACTCAGGGTAGCGGAAAAACTGAACTATCCATGTATTGCAACCGAATACTTAAGGATTATTTTGCTAGCAAAAAGATTAACGCTAGATTCTTTTATGTTGTCGATAGACTCGAGCTTCTTAATCAAACGAAAATCGAGTGTACTTCTCGAGGATTAGAAGTTGCAACAGTAGATGATAAGGAAGCTTTTGTAACAGAACTTCAAAGAAATATAGATATGTTGAACAACCCACAAGCCATTGGCTTATGCACTGTTGTTAACATTCAAAAATTTTCGGATAGTCTCCCAGAAATCACAAATGATTATGATGCCAATGTTCAAAGAATCTTCTTTGTCGATGAGGCACATCGTAGCTATGCAAAAGGTACTGGTGAGTTCTTCAAGAACCTTATGCTTGTTGATAGAGATGCCATCTTCATTGCAATGACTGGAACCCCATTGCTTTCAAAAAAAGAAAGAAGCAATCTTAGATTTGGGGATTATATACATAAATATTTCTACGATAAGTCCATTCTAGATGGTTACACTCTTCAAATTAAGAAAGAGGAAATGGCCACAGTAGCAAGAGCGGACATTAAAAAGAACCTTCAGTTTGAGGGCAAGACCGCTAATGAAAAACAGAAGATTTTGGAATCTGACGAATATATCACTGCGCTTGGCGACTATATTGATAAGGATTTCATCAACTTTAGATACATTAATGATAACGATAAAACTATCGCCGGAATGATTGTTTGTTCTTCAAATGAGCAAGCTCGCAAGATGCAGACTTGGTCTGAAAAGAACTCGAAGTTAATCACTAGAGTGGTTATTCATAACAACCCAAGCGATGTGAATAAAGAGATACAAGAAGACTTTAAAGATGCTAAGAACGGAATCGACTTATTGATAGTCCATCTTATGCTTACAACCGGTTACGATGTTAAGCGATTGAAAAAGATGTACTTATTAAGAGTCCCGCGAGAGCATTCTCTTCTTCAAACGATTTCAAGAGTCAACAGACCATATAGGAATCCTGATGGAAAGGTCTACAAATATGGATATATCTCTGACTTCGTCGACATTGATGAAGAATACGATAGAACTGTAGCGGCTTATCTCAAAGAGATAGAAGATGAGATTAAAGACCCAGATAATCCAGATCAAGAAACTGGCAGTAAACTGGTTTTTGATGTTAATGCCATTCAAAAGAAATATGAAGATGCTTTGTTGAAATTAGAAGATATCTATGACCATGACAATGTTGAGGACTTCAGATTGTTCCTTGACCGAATTGATGATAAGGGGCCTTTGTTTAAGATTAGGAAGATTCTTCAAACTATTTTGGATTGTAAAACCGAATTCATGCTTTCACGAGATGACGAGAAAGCAAATCAAATTGATAAAACGCATTTCAAGAAACTGCTTAAGGTAGTTCAAAGCAGGATTGATTTCATTAATCTGTCTGGCGACCCTGTTAATTCGTTAGCGGTTTTGTCAGAAAAAGACGTAGTGGAGCTTATCTTTGAATTCATTAACATTAAAACAAGAATTCTCAATATGGAGAAAACTCCTGAGATCGAAGGGTGGATGCATCGCCTATCCGAAGGTACTAGAACATTGCAGGGTGAAGTTTCTGCAATTCAAAACAAAGACGATGAACGTGTAATCAAACTTAATGAACTTATACGCAGTGCCTTTGACAAGATGAAAGTTGTTAATGGTGACAACTTTGAAGAACTCGACAAAGAAATCAAAGAAGCAATCTTGGAAGCGAAACGAATCAACGAAGAGAACCGCGAACTTGCTAAGACATTCAATGGCCACTTTGCTTATGTAAAAACATACCAAGACTATAAGAAGGACCATCCTGAAATTGACGAAGATTTGTTTATTGAATTACTAAAAGTAATTGATGAAGCAGTGATAAAGATAAATGCCATCAATAATCTTGTTTTAACCGGCAGACACAATTTTATGGCAAATGTTAAAAAAGAAACTAGTGCCGCTCTTCTCAAAAAGGGATTATATAAGGAGTTAAACTTGAAAGACATCTTTGATGACGTTCTTGCAAGAGTCTATGTTAATTTACAACTATATTAG
- a CDS encoding class I SAM-dependent DNA methyltransferase has translation MADYAQLEGKIESIIDDLKGICNQSGLGNAGGEERVITTAFLYKFLNDKFMHCLRKFSKDIGLPIKDIFANKNDELDAFYDSYSGYVAFNNEDTIEYLINLSSNDKFYELFDNALERISNNPRNSNFNIETSDGTRKPLFEGISKEVEQSAKNNFVRSVFSAISKQALDFSGVFDENFDFYSKIFEYLIKDYNVASGKYAEYFTPQAVSKIIAKILVGMSDKVTASEIYDPSAGSGSLILHLANELGKDGDYGRAIVYTQDISQKSSRFLRINLLLNGLTESLNHAIQGDTLLKPAHFKVDSEDTSGLKQFDYVVANPPFKLDFSSTRDSIDSTWSNITNEDGLKRFFAGVPKIPNKKKESMPIYLLFIQHIIYSMKPNGKAAVVVPTGFITAQSGIEYAIRKYVTDKKMLKGVISMPSNIFANTGTNVSVLFFDKTNTSDEVILIDASKLGTKVKEGKNQRTVLSEEENNKIIDTFIKKEAIEDFSILVKNEAIQEKNYSWSAGQYFEVKIEYVDITQEEYEKMIDDFNKDFEEYANETTKFQKEIKEVLEGLKIHDK, from the coding sequence ATGGCAGATTACGCACAACTAGAGGGAAAAATTGAATCAATAATCGATGATTTAAAAGGGATTTGTAACCAGTCCGGGTTAGGAAACGCTGGTGGGGAAGAACGTGTTATTACGACTGCTTTCTTATACAAATTCCTCAATGATAAGTTTATGCATTGTCTTAGGAAATTCTCAAAAGACATCGGATTACCGATTAAAGATATTTTCGCAAATAAAAATGATGAGCTTGATGCGTTCTATGATTCTTATAGTGGATACGTTGCTTTTAACAACGAAGACACAATCGAATATTTAATCAATCTTTCTAGCAACGATAAGTTCTATGAACTTTTTGATAATGCACTAGAAAGAATATCCAACAACCCAAGAAACTCGAACTTTAACATCGAAACCAGCGATGGAACAAGAAAGCCTTTATTTGAAGGTATAAGCAAGGAAGTGGAACAGTCCGCAAAGAATAACTTTGTAAGAAGTGTCTTTAGTGCCATTTCAAAACAAGCATTAGATTTTTCTGGCGTGTTTGATGAGAACTTTGATTTCTATTCCAAAATATTTGAATACTTAATCAAAGATTACAATGTTGCTAGTGGTAAGTATGCTGAGTATTTCACACCTCAGGCAGTTTCCAAGATCATCGCTAAGATACTTGTCGGAATGTCTGATAAAGTTACTGCTAGCGAGATATATGACCCATCAGCAGGATCTGGTTCTTTGATCCTTCATTTAGCTAATGAATTAGGCAAAGATGGTGATTATGGCAGAGCCATTGTTTATACGCAAGACATCTCTCAAAAATCATCTAGATTCCTAAGAATTAATCTTCTTCTTAATGGATTAACCGAATCACTTAATCATGCTATTCAAGGTGACACTCTTTTGAAGCCAGCACATTTTAAGGTTGATAGCGAAGACACATCTGGTTTAAAGCAATTTGATTATGTTGTTGCTAATCCACCTTTTAAGCTAGACTTCTCATCGACTAGAGACAGCATTGATTCAACATGGTCAAACATTACGAACGAAGATGGACTTAAGAGATTCTTTGCAGGTGTTCCAAAGATTCCAAATAAGAAAAAAGAATCAATGCCTATCTATCTGCTTTTCATTCAACACATTATTTATTCTATGAAGCCAAATGGCAAAGCTGCAGTAGTGGTCCCTACCGGTTTTATTACTGCTCAAAGTGGTATTGAATACGCGATAAGGAAGTATGTGACTGATAAAAAGATGCTTAAAGGCGTTATTTCGATGCCATCTAATATTTTCGCCAATACTGGAACAAATGTTTCTGTTCTCTTCTTTGACAAAACAAATACTAGTGATGAAGTAATTCTAATCGACGCTTCTAAACTTGGGACAAAAGTTAAGGAAGGAAAGAATCAAAGAACCGTTCTTAGCGAAGAAGAAAACAATAAAATTATTGATACTTTCATCAAGAAAGAGGCTATTGAAGACTTCTCAATTCTTGTGAAGAATGAAGCAATTCAAGAAAAGAATTATTCTTGGTCAGCCGGTCAATATTTTGAAGTGAAAATCGAATATGTTGATATCACACAAGAAGAATATGAAAAGATGATTGATGACTTCAATAAAGACTTTGAAGAATACGCTAACGAAACAACTAAGTTTCAAAAAGAGATAAAAGAAGTTTTGGAAGGGCTAAAAATCCATGATAAATAG
- a CDS encoding recombinase family protein, which yields MDQKNYYQVQVSEYTEKIKSNSDWEFVRIYADDGISGTDTKKREGFNEMMRDAREHKFDFLITKSVSRFARSTITTVQSIRELKMLGIYVKFETEGVTTDDP from the coding sequence CTGGACCAAAAGAACTATTATCAGGTTCAAGTTAGTGAATATACAGAAAAAATCAAATCTAATTCTGATTGGGAATTTGTAAGGATATACGCTGATGATGGAATATCCGGAACTGATACCAAAAAGCGAGAGGGTTTTAATGAAATGATGAGAGATGCTCGAGAACATAAGTTTGATTTTCTTATCACTAAATCGGTATCGAGATTTGCTAGAAGCACCATCACCACTGTTCAATCCATTAGAGAACTGAAAATGCTAGGAATCTATGTGAAGTTTGAAACCGAAGGAGTCACCACTGATGACCCATAA
- a CDS encoding DUF4373 domain-containing protein: MAGRPKRGLDYHVSSVNRLHDSNYAILRSKYKSNIAIGAYESLLDDILANGYYLKFLSLKNLCYIVISYSMCDSIETAEAIINDLVELGLFDKDSFDNGYLTSTPIQEQFLFATKSRKKHDLIECCLLTEERIKFILDGAKQKAILSGDNSILGGQDEDYLNQRTQSKRNSNSGSQRKRNKKDKLDITDLSFNPNYYLIWFINEGIVFCDDIFINELNDYLESVQSEDSEGILKDIIKYAIYRIRSSKWMDEDGYSIEDKMSNISEGLLMME, from the coding sequence ATGGCAGGAAGACCTAAAAGAGGATTAGATTACCACGTGAGTTCAGTTAATAGATTACATGATAGTAACTACGCAATTTTAAGAAGCAAATACAAAAGCAATATCGCTATTGGAGCGTATGAATCCCTTTTGGATGATATCCTCGCTAACGGGTATTATTTGAAATTTCTAAGTTTAAAGAATCTCTGTTATATCGTGATAAGTTATTCCATGTGTGACAGTATCGAAACGGCAGAAGCAATAATCAATGATTTAGTGGAACTTGGTCTATTTGATAAGGATTCATTTGATAACGGATATCTCACTAGCACACCCATACAAGAGCAGTTTCTATTCGCCACGAAATCTAGAAAAAAACATGATCTTATCGAATGCTGTTTACTAACTGAAGAAAGAATCAAGTTCATTCTTGATGGCGCTAAGCAAAAAGCCATTTTGAGTGGTGATAATTCCATTTTGGGTGGGCAAGATGAAGATTATCTAAACCAACGTACACAAAGTAAAAGAAATAGTAACAGTGGTAGTCAAAGAAAAAGAAATAAAAAGGATAAATTAGATATAACGGATTTGTCCTTTAATCCAAATTATTATTTGATATGGTTCATAAATGAAGGAATCGTATTCTGCGATGATATTTTCATTAATGAACTCAATGATTATCTAGAATCTGTTCAAAGTGAAGATAGTGAAGGAATACTTAAAGACATTATTAAGTACGCTATCTACAGAATCAGAAGCTCGAAATGGATGGACGAGGATGGCTATTCAATTGAAGATAAGATGAGTAACATATCAGAAGGACTATTGATGATGGAATAA